The sequence AGAAAAGCAATATATTTCCATAGGAGAAGAATTAGAGATGTTAAGGTTATACATGAACCTCGAGAAAATGCGTTTTGAAGATGGGTTTGATTATGAAATAATTGTTGATGAAGCTATTGATGAAGATTATGATGAAATCCCCTCAATGCTGATCCAACCTTATGTAGAAAATGCGATATGGCATGGACTAATGAATAAAGAGACAAAAGGAAAGATAAGAATAGGTATAGCTTTAAGGGAAAGAGCACTGTATTGTACAATAGACGATAATGGAGTTGGTCGAGCAGCCGCAGCCAAGTTAAAAGCTCGTCGTAAAATAAAAAGTAAATCAGTAGGGATGCGAATTACCAAAGATCGTTTGAATATCTTAAACGAAGATTCCAATATAAATGTTATTATTGAAGATAAAAAAGATGAAAAGGGCCAAGCTACTGGAACTAAAGTAGAAATTCGAGTAGGCTATACCAATT comes from Flavobacteriales bacterium and encodes:
- a CDS encoding sensor histidine kinase; protein product: EKQYISIGEELEMLRLYMNLEKMRFEDGFDYEIIVDEAIDEDYDEIPSMLIQPYVENAIWHGLMNKETKGKIRIGIALRERALYCTIDDNGVGRAAAAKLKARRKIKSKSVGMRITKDRLNILNEDSNINVIIEDKKDEKGQATGTKVEIRVGYTN